A region from the Nocardioides exalbidus genome encodes:
- a CDS encoding CPBP family intramembrane glutamic endopeptidase, which yields MATALPPDFRPRYHELHRVGRPGWWRSLVGAVVLLLLVFVVVPAVAGLVAFGVLTATGSTVDEATRILDVTSGVTPAGLASLNIILGLAIPTSWLVVWLMHRLKPRWLSSVMPRIRWRFLLACLPISVVALVASLVVAMLVPSADVAGTSTAGSLNEFTTTTRDFLLVIALLTPFQAAGEEYLFRGYLTQAFGSMFANRRVSLVLAVLVPSLLFALAHGLGQSVPVFFDRFAFGVVAGILVIRTGGLEAAIAMHVLNNFVAYGLALSFGDMTEALNASGPSSWWMIASTLAQSLTYLALASWLAKAMHLVDSGPPVGRVLPPPPGHPELVGQPPRV from the coding sequence ATGGCCACCGCGCTCCCGCCCGACTTCCGGCCGCGCTACCACGAGCTGCACCGGGTCGGGCGCCCCGGCTGGTGGCGCTCGCTCGTCGGTGCGGTCGTGCTGCTGCTCCTGGTGTTCGTCGTCGTGCCGGCGGTCGCCGGGCTCGTCGCCTTCGGGGTCCTCACGGCGACGGGCAGCACGGTCGACGAGGCGACCAGGATCCTCGACGTCACCAGCGGGGTCACCCCCGCCGGGCTGGCGTCGCTCAACATCATCCTCGGCCTCGCCATCCCGACGAGCTGGCTGGTCGTCTGGCTGATGCACCGGCTCAAGCCGCGCTGGCTGTCGTCGGTGATGCCCCGGATCCGCTGGCGTTTCCTGCTCGCCTGCCTGCCGATCTCGGTGGTCGCGCTCGTCGCCAGCCTCGTGGTCGCGATGCTGGTCCCGAGCGCCGACGTCGCCGGCACCAGCACGGCCGGGTCGCTCAACGAGTTCACGACCACCACGCGCGACTTCCTGCTCGTGATCGCGCTGCTGACGCCGTTCCAGGCAGCGGGGGAGGAGTACCTCTTCCGGGGCTACCTCACCCAGGCGTTCGGCTCGATGTTCGCGAACCGTCGAGTCTCGCTGGTGCTCGCGGTGCTCGTGCCGTCTTTGCTCTTCGCGCTCGCGCACGGCCTCGGGCAGAGCGTCCCGGTCTTCTTCGACCGGTTCGCCTTCGGCGTCGTGGCCGGCATCCTGGTGATCCGCACGGGTGGCCTCGAGGCGGCGATCGCGATGCACGTCCTCAACAACTTCGTCGCCTACGGCCTCGCGCTGTCGTTCGGCGACATGACCGAGGCGCTCAACGCCAGCGGGCCGTCGAGCTGGTGGATGATCGCCTCCACCCTCGCCCAGTCGCTCACCTACCTGGCCCTGGCGAGCTGGCTCGCGAAGGCGATGCACCTCGTCGACTCCGGACCGCCGGTCGGACGGGTGCTGCCGCCTCCGCCGGGCCACCCCGAGTTGGTCGGCCAGCCACCTCGCGTGTAA